The following coding sequences are from one Nicotiana tomentosiformis chromosome 3, ASM39032v3, whole genome shotgun sequence window:
- the LOC104086271 gene encoding glucuronoxylan 4-O-methyltransferase 3, protein MRSKSQSPINLKLILIVFFLVFLLFLVLRSTFSPSSPQKTQSSSLIHPSNSSEDQETTEDKPSSSSIACPLTQTCNKISPSLANALVHYATSNVTPQQTSKEISVSLRVLEKKSPCNFLVFGLGHDSLMWTALNQNGRTVFLEEDKSWIEQIQSQLPNLESHHVIYDTRITQADELMEIGMSNEDCKKVTDPRFSKCQLALKGLPKEVLEIDWDLIMVDAPTGWHDGAPGRMSAIYTAGLIARNKENGETDVFVHDVDRVVEDQFSKAFLCEGYLVEQEGRIRHFNIPSHKARLGRTFCP, encoded by the coding sequence ATGAGATCCAAAAGCCAAAGCCCCATTAATCTTAAGCTCATTCTCATTGTTTTTTTCTTAGTTTTTCTACTCTTTTTAGTACTTAGATCAACTTTTTCACCTTCTTCTCCTCAGAAAACTCAATCATCATCTTTAATTCACCCTTCAAACTCATCAGAAGATCAAGAAACTACTGAAGATAAGCCCTCCTCTTCTTCAATAGCTTGTCCTTTAACACAAACATGCAACAAAATCTCCCCATCATTAGCAAATGCTTTAGTCCACTATGCAACTTCAAATGTAACCCCACAACAAACAAGCAAAGAAATCTCAGTTTCCTTAAGAGTTCTTGAAAAAAAATCCCCTTGCAATTTCTTGGTCTTTGGCTTAGGTCATGACAGTTTAATGTGGACAGCACTTAACCAAAACGGCCGCACAGTTTTTCTTGAAGAAGACAAATCTTGGATAGAGCAAATACAAAGCCAATTACCAAATCTCGAATCACACCATGTTATCTATGATACAAGAATAACTCAAGCTGATGAACTAATGGAAATTGGAATGAGCAATGAAGATTGCAAGAAAGTAACAGATCCAAGATTTTCCAAATGCCAACTTGCTTTAAAGGGGTTGCCAAAAGAAGTATTGGAAATTGATTGGGATTTAATTATGGTTGATGCACCAACTGGTTGGCATGATGGAGCTCCAGGTAGAATGAGTGCAATTTACACGGCTGGTTTGATTGCTAGGAATAAAGAAAATGGAGAAACTGATGTGTTTGTACATGATGTTGATAGAGTTGTTGAAGATCAATTTTCAAAGGCTTTTCTTTGTGAAGGGTATTTGGTTGAACAAGAGGGGAGGATTAGGCACTTCAATATTCCTAGTCATAAGGCACGTTTGGGTAGAACTTTTTGTCCTTAA